The Plasmodium vivax chromosome 12, whole genome shotgun sequence genomic interval TATGCGCGTTTCGCGTTTCGCGCTTCCCCTTCTAGTGTGGGTTGTTGCTCCATACGAGATGCTGATGGCATGGCGCACCCCGCGGAGAGCCCCCACCGGTagatcaaaaaaaatgagcaagaATGTTCTCCTCGGCAAACTGGGTATTCTTGTACAGCTTCCACGTCCTGTCAAAAGAGGTGGACGATATGAAGCTCCCATCCGGAGAGACATCAACATTTCTGAccttattatcattattatataaaatcttGGTGCAGTAGAAATTCACAGAGTCCCATATTTTGATGAAGGTGTCGAAGGAACAGGACGTTATGTACCTGCCATAGGTTGGCTCGAAAACTGCGTCCGTTACTATTTTGTTGTGTGCAAGGATGTTACACGAAACGGTGAAGTTTCTCAagtcaaatatttttattgtattatCAGCTGAGCAGGTACAGAACATGTTTGGCATGAAGGGGTTAAAATTGATGTTCATGATGCAGTTATTatgcaccattttttttttgtcaatattttttcccgttcTTATATCCCATAGCATTAGTCCCCCCTTGGAGTCTCCAGACAGGTATAAATTTCCATAGGGGTTAAACGTGGCCGAATACACATTCGCGTTGTGACCCTCTTGGTAAAACAGCTCTTCCTGCGTTTCGATGTCGAAGAACTTTATCGTTTCATCTTCCGAGCACGTCAGCACGTGTCTGTTGAGAGGATGAAAGGATATTTTGTTTATCCGATCGTCGTGCGCCTTCACCTTGCACAGCAGGTGTCCCTTGCCACCTCCGCCATTTTTACCGCTTCTATCACTTTTGCTGCCATtattgggtttttttttttccccttccccattATGCTGGTCACCCTTTGCCCTCGCGCCGGCCCCTTTggggtcctcctcatcatcgcTCAGCTGGTCCGCGGAGTGTTCACCGGAGTGTTCACCGcctttgttcttcccccccgtggccGCCTTTTCGCGAGCGTCTCTATACAAAGCGCCTGGGTCATCCAGCAAATCCTCCTCGGTGAAGGGCCTCCAAAGGCAGAAGGACCTATCCGATGAGCAGGACGCCAAGCGGAGGTCCACCTTCTGCACATCCCTATAGCTAAGCGTGCTATAGTAGGAATAATTATTGGGATAGTTCCAATCaatgcaatttattttatcctcGTGTCCATTTTTGAGCGTCTTCACGATGTTGTAATTATCATTCtggtaattaaaaatgttaatgtaCGTATTATAACTGCTGACTGCAAAGACGCTATTGTCGGGGGAAAACTTCCCCATGGTTAGAGGTCTATCATCACCCAGTTGAGAAATGAACAAATCGAATTCGCTCTTCATATGTTCGCTATACAGCGATATATATCTCTCAAATTCATCCTTGGAAAATTTTTCTTGAAATTTGTTTATCATTTCTTTGTGCAAGAATATCCTCGGCAACGTTTTTAAGGTTAAGTCTAGACGAGCTTGCTTAAGTGCCTCCGAACTTTCcgtgtaaaatttttccttaatgGTACTCCTCACAGTGATCCCTTTAGCTGCAATGCTCTGTTGCTTTAACCTCTTCGTGCCTAGCTGCTCTTCCaattcgtttatttttaaatattctgGTGAATTCACATCATACAGTTTACTAAAATCGATGTAGTACCGTTTCAGgatgtttttaaattcttccacttcctcctcattgtccacattttttttttttacaaatttatcatattttgttACGAGCACACTTTTGagtctttttcttttatcgTAGCTATCTTCTCCAAAGAGACAAATGGGTTCTTTCAATAGCCTGAGGATATTCTTCACATCCAATTCCTTCGTGGGGATTCCCAAACACACCTTCCTCATTTTACTTTTGATTTCAAATTCTTCCAGTACATTTTCGCTGCTAGccgtttcccccttccctttGCCGATTCCTACCCCGAACCCCATCCCTATTCCGCTTTTTTTCAGCTTCCCATTTTCGCTTAATATGGACTCACTCAGCACATCGctgattttcattttttccaaatggtgCAGCAGCCAGGCGGGAAAGTGCAGATGGTGGAGGGGGTCTTACCTCGCAGTCTCTCTCTTTCTCCTCGTGCGCGGGGAGCTTCGCATACATGCGTATGTACACACGTATACATGCGTAGGTATGTGCCTAATGTACACGCTTTATGTGCCCCTTTTCTTAGCTGGGCCCCCAAGTGAAGCAAACCGAATGTGCTGCGAATGTGCTGCGAATGTGCTGCGAATGCGAAGTGGCTACTGCCAGgatgcacacatacataccATATGCCCAGAGCGGGAGTTACCATAGCGCGGAAGcatcctcttttttgcctgCTTACAACTTCGACCAACAACGATGCGCCTCATGAAGGAGTAACTGCCTTGATATATACGGGGCATGGGAACGCGTCCTTggcttttctccccctctgtatctgctttttccttctcaGGTCATGCGGCGCGGAAAATCGAAGCACTGCTTATAAGCGTAACTGCGCTGGGGCCGTTTGTAAATgttgaaaaagggggcggggaaaaatgaacgggaaagtgaaaaaaattaaaggtaaaaatggaataatgtggaaaatgagcaaaaaaaaaaaaaaaaaaaataagcgacTGAGAAGTGGCGCGACAAGTAACGCAAAATatagcgcaaaaaaaacgtggcCAAGCTGACTAAAAACTTGTAGGTTGGGCAACGCACGTGCTGCGTCGAAAAGGAAGCCGCtcgcttttaaaaaagtttcacCATACATATGGCGCATAGAATTTGCGAATGTAACTGCCTCATGtacctttttaataataaaaatatcagCAGCAAATCGTTTGGCAAagcaaaatgcacaaaaaatgaacaaattttgGAGGGCGGGCCGCTCCCTTGCACGGTAGCGGTAAAGGCGAATTCGTTATAAAGTGGCTGCCAAGCcgattgggggaaaaaaagt includes:
- a CDS encoding WD domain, G-beta repeat domain containing protein (encoded by transcript PVX_083090A); the encoded protein is MKISDVLSESILSENGKLKKSGIGMGFGVGIGKGKGETASSENVLEEFEIKSKMRKVCLGIPTKELDVKNILRLLKEPICLFGEDSYDKRKRLKSVLVTKYDKFVKKKNVDNEEEVEEFKNILKRYYIDFSKLYDVNSPEYLKINELEEQLGTKRLKQQSIAAKGITVRSTIKEKFYTESSEALKQARLDLTLKTLPRIFLHKEMINKFQEKFSKDEFERYISLYSEHMKSEFDLFISQLGDDRPLTMGKFSPDNSVFAVSSYNTYINIFNYQNDNYNIVKTLKNGHEDKINCIDWNYPNNYSYYSTLSYRDVQKVDLRLASCSSDRSFCLWRPFTEEDLLDDPGALYRDAREKAATGGKNKGGEHSGEHSADQLSDDEEDPKGAGARAKGDQHNGEGEKKKPNNGSKSDRSGKNGGGGKGHLLCKVKAHDDRINKISFHPLNRHVLTCSEDETIKFFDIETQEELFYQEGHNANVYSATFNPYGNLYLSGDSKGGLMLWDIRTGKNIDKKKMVHNNCIMNINFNPFMPNMFCTCSADNTIKIFDLRNFTVSCNILAHNKIVTDAVFEPTYGRYITSCSFDTFIKIWDSVNFYCTKILYNNDNKVRNVDVSPDGSFISSTSFDRTWKLYKNTQFAEENILAHFF